Proteins found in one Geomonas subterranea genomic segment:
- a CDS encoding sulfite exporter TauE/SafE family protein: MNLETYIVLFSAILTVAVLYSCVGHGGASGYIAVLALFSVAPEVFKPTALLLNIMVASVAAYSFRRAGHFSWGLFWPFAATSIPFSFLGGYLSLPQHLYRPLVGVVLLASACRLLVHREPDAASLRRPPVAISLLVGAVLGLLSGLTGVGGGIFLSPLMMLLRWGRAREVSGVAALFILVNSCSGLLGHVSSLQLVPGFAPLLAVAAVAGGCVGSFLGSSFLPVRRVIKALSLVLTVAGVKMLMV, encoded by the coding sequence ATGAACCTGGAAACGTACATAGTTCTTTTCAGCGCCATCCTGACCGTTGCCGTCCTCTACTCCTGCGTAGGCCACGGCGGCGCATCGGGTTACATCGCGGTGCTCGCCCTTTTCAGCGTCGCCCCGGAGGTGTTCAAACCAACGGCGTTGCTGCTGAACATCATGGTGGCTTCGGTCGCCGCCTACTCCTTCCGGCGTGCCGGGCATTTCTCCTGGGGGCTCTTCTGGCCTTTCGCGGCGACCTCTATACCGTTCAGTTTCCTGGGAGGGTACCTGAGTCTGCCGCAGCACCTGTACCGTCCGCTGGTCGGCGTCGTTCTACTCGCCTCGGCCTGCCGGCTCCTGGTGCACCGGGAACCGGACGCCGCCTCGCTGCGCCGTCCGCCGGTTGCCATCTCCCTCCTGGTGGGCGCCGTATTGGGGCTTCTCTCGGGGCTCACCGGGGTGGGAGGAGGGATCTTTCTGAGCCCGCTCATGATGCTGCTGCGGTGGGGGCGGGCGCGGGAGGTTTCGGGGGTGGCTGCCCTGTTCATCCTGGTCAACTCCTGCTCGGGGCTTTTGGGGCACGTGAGCAGCCTGCAACTGGTGCCGGGGTTCGCTCCGCTTCTGGCGGTGGCCGCCGTCGCCGGCGGATGTGTCGGGTCGTTCCTGGGGAGCAGCTTTCTTCCGGTGCGCAGGGTAATCAAGGCCCTCTCCCTGGTGCTGACGGTCGCCGGCGTGAAGATGCTGATGGTGTGA
- the mocA gene encoding molybdenum cofactor cytidylyltransferase yields MRRVAGIILAAGEGSRMGTTKQLLPFRGKSILEWVVESALASALHRVVVVVGHQAERIIPLIEGRGVEVALNTEYRRGQSSSLNCGLRSLGPETDAALFLLGDQPLITPALIDTLIRAYRCSQHPIVMPVFEGRRGNPVLFDRETFPGMEGLAADCGAKPLFEKYRERLLKVPVEDASIHFDVDTAADYRRLLEQYGGGTPATFNSRERIPS; encoded by the coding sequence ATGAGACGGGTCGCCGGCATCATCCTGGCCGCGGGGGAGGGGAGCCGCATGGGGACGACCAAGCAGCTCCTCCCCTTCAGGGGAAAGAGCATCCTGGAGTGGGTGGTGGAGAGCGCGCTGGCCTCGGCGCTGCACCGGGTTGTGGTGGTCGTGGGGCACCAGGCGGAGCGGATCATCCCGCTGATCGAGGGGCGCGGGGTCGAGGTGGCGCTGAACACGGAGTACCGGCGCGGGCAGAGCTCCTCGCTCAACTGCGGGCTCCGGTCCCTTGGGCCGGAAACCGATGCGGCGCTGTTTCTCCTGGGGGACCAGCCGCTCATCACACCGGCGCTCATCGACACACTGATCCGTGCCTACCGATGCTCCCAGCACCCCATCGTGATGCCGGTCTTCGAGGGGCGGCGCGGCAATCCGGTCCTCTTCGACCGGGAAACCTTTCCCGGCATGGAGGGACTCGCAGCGGACTGCGGCGCGAAGCCGCTCTTCGAGAAGTACCGGGAGCGCCTGCTGAAGGTCCCGGTGGAGGATGCCTCCATCCACTTCGACGTAGACACCGCCGCCGATTACCGCCGGCTCCTGGAACAGTATGGTGGCGGCACACCGGCCACCTTCAACAGCAGAGAAAGGATCCCGTCATGA
- the yqeC gene encoding selenium cofactor biosynthesis protein YqeC yields the protein MQLIEEVLCTAPRGVVSITGAGGKTSLMFHLARVLSESGKRVLVTTTTKIFPPTARQCGTLLIDADPEVVVRRAAYRYGKEPVTAAARRDLESGKLLGFAPEAITLFQNCGRFDWIVVEADGSARRPLKAHAPHEPVIPSCSTVLVAVAGLDVLGEPLSGEWVFRPEIAAPLMGLAEGDTIGAAALARIIVHPEGLFTGAPKSARRFLFLNKADTPQRLLRAAQIAAAVREEAPSVAEAFLVGQALNGVTLHAIHPMGAS from the coding sequence ATGCAACTGATAGAAGAAGTACTCTGCACGGCGCCGCGCGGGGTGGTGAGCATCACCGGAGCCGGGGGGAAGACGAGCCTCATGTTCCACCTGGCCCGCGTCCTGTCGGAGTCGGGGAAAAGGGTGCTGGTCACCACCACCACGAAGATCTTTCCACCTACCGCCAGGCAGTGCGGCACGCTGCTGATCGATGCTGATCCGGAGGTGGTGGTGAGGCGGGCAGCTTACCGCTACGGTAAGGAACCGGTCACCGCGGCGGCGCGGCGCGACCTGGAATCGGGAAAGCTTCTGGGCTTCGCGCCGGAGGCGATAACCCTTTTCCAGAACTGTGGCCGGTTTGACTGGATCGTCGTCGAGGCCGACGGCTCGGCCCGGCGCCCGCTCAAGGCCCATGCACCTCATGAGCCGGTGATCCCCTCCTGCAGCACGGTCCTCGTTGCCGTGGCCGGCCTGGATGTCCTGGGAGAGCCGCTGAGCGGTGAGTGGGTCTTTCGCCCCGAAATCGCCGCGCCCTTGATGGGGCTGGCCGAAGGCGACACTATTGGCGCGGCGGCCTTGGCCCGGATCATCGTCCATCCGGAGGGGCTCTTCACCGGCGCCCCGAAAAGTGCGCGCCGTTTCCTGTTCCTGAACAAGGCGGACACCCCGCAGCGCCTGTTGCGCGCCGCGCAGATCGCGGCCGCCGTGAGAGAGGAGGCCCCCTCGGTCGCCGAGGCGTTTTTGGTGGGGCAGGCCCTGAACGGGGTCACTCTGCACGCCATCCACCCGATGGGGGCGTCATGA